A genomic region of Synechococcus sp. NOUM97013 contains the following coding sequences:
- a CDS encoding cellulose binding domain-containing protein encodes MDTIHHEHASAGHTHHGSADSDFIDITAWGSFHGSNHNSEHNELVGGRTPITTEALVAYNGLRAFAGLEAVALDDVGRWAFAEGLTNNSQAWGNDLLGVGLWYAMQGAKVGWIADNSYRPQLLADLQRTARLGSSEAVMTMVREVSHDGFADFLINQGLQEAFINTLKMEPHYGGWMHGRTHGFLPIESGAIAHDINHLTVLGWDQNQPFMNDTFDWPQWPALEVSDNRVINYFQSMVALGAPLESNLDGLGTGAPAPPTQPQPDSPPPTGVSDGEVSDEEPWVDTNPESTTNPDPVTGVDVEVGGQLWWGGLTASLEVTNTSDQTVENWGVQFSSDHRFYGEAWGVNVDTQALEDGGYLYEVSGLDWGQTLAAGQTIQVGFNALTGITENVNIPLTEALLVADGSAMTVI; translated from the coding sequence ATGGACACCATCCACCACGAGCACGCGTCAGCCGGCCATACGCACCACGGCAGCGCCGATTCCGATTTCATTGACATCACCGCCTGGGGAAGCTTTCACGGCTCGAATCACAACTCCGAACACAACGAACTGGTAGGCGGCCGGACACCCATCACCACGGAAGCACTCGTTGCCTACAACGGCCTGCGTGCCTTTGCTGGGCTCGAGGCGGTTGCCCTAGACGATGTTGGGCGGTGGGCCTTCGCCGAAGGACTCACGAACAATTCCCAGGCCTGGGGGAACGATTTACTTGGAGTCGGACTCTGGTATGCCATGCAGGGCGCCAAGGTCGGCTGGATCGCGGACAACTCCTATCGCCCCCAGCTGCTTGCCGATCTGCAACGCACCGCACGCCTCGGCAGCAGCGAGGCGGTGATGACCATGGTGCGGGAGGTCAGCCATGACGGTTTCGCCGATTTTCTGATCAACCAAGGCCTACAGGAGGCCTTCATCAACACGCTCAAGATGGAGCCCCACTACGGCGGATGGATGCATGGCCGCACCCACGGCTTCCTCCCGATCGAAAGCGGTGCCATCGCCCATGACATCAATCACCTGACCGTTCTCGGCTGGGATCAAAACCAGCCATTCATGAACGACACCTTCGATTGGCCGCAATGGCCGGCACTGGAGGTGAGCGATAACAGAGTGATCAACTATTTCCAGAGCATGGTTGCCCTGGGAGCCCCTCTCGAAAGCAACCTCGATGGTCTGGGGACCGGCGCACCTGCACCACCAACCCAACCTCAACCTGACAGTCCCCCACCAACCGGGGTCAGTGACGGCGAGGTCAGCGACGAGGAGCCCTGGGTGGACACCAACCCGGAATCCACCACCAATCCGGACCCAGTCACCGGAGTGGATGTGGAGGTTGGCGGTCAACTGTGGTGGGGAGGACTGACTGCATCCCTCGAGGTGACCAACACCAGCGACCAAACCGTGGAGAACTGGGGCGTGCAGTTCTCCAGTGACCATCGCTTCTATGGCGAAGCCTGGGGCGTGAACGTGGACACTCAGGCTCTGGAGGATGGCGGATACCTCTACGAAGTCTCAGGCCTCGACTGGGGGCAGACCCTGGCGGCTGGCCAGACGATCCAGGTGGGCTTCAACGCGCTCACAGGAATCACGGAGAACGTCAACATCCCACTCACCGAAGCTCTGTTGGTTGCCGACGGCAGCGCCATGACGGTGATCTGA